The genomic window TACCGAAAGTGTAAGTCAAGTCCGCAGGTTGCATTCCTTTATCTTGCGTTGGGTAGTCCTGCGGATACCTTCGCCACCGTTTCATGGGTTGAAGACTTTTTAGATTGTAGCCTCTCTGACAAAAATTGGGTTTGTAAATTGCAGGTTTTTTTCTCAGTAAGGGGTTTCACCCATTCGTGTAGAGAAACTCAACCTTTTCAATCATTTTGCTTATTCTCCGTGTAGATGCTGTGAAGCCTGTCAGATATTGTAGTGAATTCCACGGGAAAGGATCGAGTGAGTTTCGTTAATATCATCGAATTTTTGCATTAATACCATTTACAATTTCTTTATTTAGTACATTTGTTTTGGTTTTTTCTGTTGGAACATTGCAATTCGATCGACAGTGAAAAAGTTTGGTTCAAACTGATAGGTCAGGGACATTTTTTTCTTCTGAGCGATCGCGCTGAAATTCATCAATGGTTGTAAATTGATAGCCTCGTTCGAGGAGTTGAGGGATTAACATCTCAGCGGTTTGCGCAACGTCTTGTCCGCCACATTTGCCATCGTGCAGGACAATCAGCGAGCCATTTTTGACTTGAGAGAGAACTCGTCCCACAACAGTGGAAATGCCGGGACGCACCCAATCTTCCGGAACGACACTCCACATAACGGGACGATAGTTCCACTGATGGATATGTTGTAGGGTCTGCGGCACGAATAAGCCATTAGGGGGTCTGACATCGCGCAGATTGTGGAGATCGATTTGACAGGCGGACGCGATCGCGCGTTGGTTTTTTTGTAAGCTGTCGCGCAGTTCTGGAGGGGAAAGGAGAGGAAACGAATGATGGTAATAGCCGTGGAGTCCAATCCAGTGTCCCCGTTGGTGGACTTCTTTGGCAAGATCGGGATATTTTTCGACGCAGGTTCCCAGCAAAAAAAAACTGGCTGAAATTTGATAGAAATCGAGAATTTTTAGTAATTGAGGCGTGTAGGTGGGATGGGGACCATCGTCGAAGGTGAGGGCAATACGGGGGCGATCGCGCGAACCCGTCCACAAACAACCGGGAAAGGCGGGTTTGAGAAGGCGATAGAGCAGGGGATAGAGTGGAGCAAATTGCATTGAGGTTTATATTGATGCGGGATACCCGATCTCTAGCACAATAGTGATGTAAGCCTTCAGCTTAGAGATTGGCAAATACACCCGATCTAAAGTTGATTTTGAGGACGAGGAAAGCTGACGACTAATCGCTGAGTGCTTACTGCTATAGCGTTTCCAATGGAAGCGCTAAACCCAACACCCATTTCTCATATCCCCCAAATAACACCTGTGTCTCTTTCTACTATTCCCTGTTCCCTGTTCCCTATTCCCTTTTGCCGTCGCGCAAAGTTCCATATCCCAAAAGTCAACGCTATATAACTAGCAAGTTGAATTATTCGCACTTGATAAGGACTCCCGAACGGAATCGATCGAAATGTCTCATTTTTTTGACCCAAGAACGCTCAAATCTCAAAAACGCGCGATCGCGGCACTTCTAATCCTCCTAGTTAGCGGTTGTCGTCAAACTTCCCAATCTGTTTCCCCAGAAGCGCCCCAACAGCCCCTAATGTCGCGCTCAACGCCTGCAAGCTGCGATCGCGCCGATCCCTTCGCCACTGCTGCGAACAAAGCTCAAACGGCAGCAAACCTGGCTCAAAACGCGCGATCGCCCCAGGAATGGCAAAAAGTTGCCCTGCACTGGATGCAGGCAATCGAACGAATGGAAGCGATTCCCCTATCGAGTCCCAAGCGACCCTTTGCGGAAAAGAAAGTTCGAGAATACCAGCAAAATTTGGTCATTGCCCAAAACAATGCTGCTGTGGGTCAGCAATTGCCCTTTGAGAGTTTTGAGAGTCGGTTCCTAGACGAGCAATTGTTGCTGTATCTCTCTTACGTGGCGGCAATGGGAACGCCAGATATTTTAGTTGTGGGCAGTTCTCGCGCATTGCAAGGAGTCGATCCCCAACAGTTAGAGGCAGAACTTGCCCAACGCGGTCAGCCGAATGTTAAGGTGTTCAATTTTGGGGTGAATGGCGCAACGGCTCAAGTGGTCGATACGATTGTTAGAGAGATTATTCCCCCAGAACAGTTGCCAAAGTTGATTATCTGGGCGGATGGGGTGCGTGCGTTTAATAGCGGACGAGTCGATCGAACCTACAACGCGATCGCTCCCTCGAAAGGATATCAAAAACTCCTCACCTCTGGCGTTCGTCCCACACTGCCGATGGAAGAAACCAATTTCGACAACGATTGCGATCGCACTCACGGAATGTCCATTTCTCAAATTCTCAATTTTTTCCCAATTGAGATGGCGCAAGCGACCGATGTGAATGCGATTAATGCCAATGGCTTCCTTCCAGATGCAACTCGGTTCAACCCTGCAACTTACTACCAAAAATATCCTCGCGTGGCGGGTCGGTACGATAGCGATTATGCCAACTTGAACCTATGGGGTCAGCAAACCGTCGCGCTCAAGCGTTTGGTGGCTTATACCAAAGAACAAAATATCCCCCTAATCATCGTCAATCTTCCCCTGACTCAGGATTACCTCGATCCCGTCCGCCAGCGTGCGGAACAGCAATTTGCGGCGTTCATGCAATATCTCGCCCAACAAGAGGGTTTTGTTTTTACGAATTTCAATCAATATTCCGCATTGCAAAACAACAACCTTTTTACCGATCCCAGCCATCTTAATCGCTTTGGCGCGATCGCGGTTTCCCGTCAACTCATAACTCAACCTCAGATCCCTTGGGAAAAACTGACTCAACCGCAGTGAGTTCAAAATTGCTTATTCCGGCTCAATTCCCAGACAACGCAATTGTTCAGCTAAACGTTCGGCGCGATCGCGTTCCTGTTCTGCACGTTGGCGTTCTAACTTCGTGCGTTGACGTTCTCGTTCTACCCGTTCCCGTTCCTCTTCCAGTCGTTCTTCAGGCGAGAGCAATCTTTGACCATTTTGGTCGTACCAATACAACCATTCTCGCTCCCAATTGACGTAAATTCCTACCTCGCGACCAATCCCCAAGCCAATTTCCGGCATCCAACAGGGTTCGCCTTCTTGACGAACGTATTCCCCCTCTACTAAACGATAAAGTTCAAAGGGTTCGTGCCGATCGCGCGCATGGTATTGCGGGTTGTAAATCAAATAATACAAAACCCCTAAACGAGCGTAAGTCTCCATTTTTTCGTCATACTCTCCCCCATAGGTACGCGAGACGTATTCCAAGACGAAAATCGGAACGATCCAATTTTCATTCCAAATGATGTAACTCGGTCGTCCGAAAGGTTGTACGGTATGTTCGACTCCCAAACTTAACAGCGCATCGGGAACAATGGGAACTCTAGGATTTTCTCCGGTGGTGTGGAAGATTCCCATATTGACCCCAAAAAACCAATCCTTGCGATCTGCCCACAGCCAGTTGAGAATGACACGAAGTAGAGTGGGGACAATAATTTGTAACTCGTTATCCACAGGGCGATCGTCGGAATCAGGAAGTTCTTCGATAGGGGGTAAATTTTGTGGCGGATGATATCTTACCATGAGCGGGTTGGAGTCGCGTCTTTGCTGCAATTGTAGCGTTTCTGCCCTGTGGTAAGGTTGCTTATTCCCTAGAGTTCCTTCTCTTGAACTCTTGTCACTCTGTTTCGCGGTACAATTGGCTCGTCAAATTCGGGCTGAGTGGGAGAATGCCGGAGATTGAGGGGCATTTTGAGTGTGGGTCTTCTTAAATCGGGGTTGCGCGGTTCAAATGCCTGAAGTCCTTCAAGTACTGCATCTCGCACGATCGCTTCTGATTCTTGTCCTAACAAAAGATGAAAATATTGCACCACCTGCGCGCGATGGGGAGTGTTGAATGACTCTTTTGCTGCCAAGCGAGTCAGTTGGCGCACGGCGATGAGGCGCTTGAGGGGATCGGGTTGGGTTAAATCTGCGAGGAGTCGATCGTATTTGTCTTCGTTGGAGTGAGTTTGAGAATCGATCGCGCGCCAAGATAATAATGCAAGGGTCAATAGCGTTCCCAACCCTTGAAGAATAGCGCCTACCGCTAACCAACGATTTTCGACATTTGCCCAAATTGAGGCTGCCATATAGGTCAAAAGTGCGGCAATTCCCCCACTACTGACAGCTAGGGTAAATTGCCGATGGGTGCTGCTGAAGAATTTTTGGAGATTGACTTGGTAGGCGTGCCAGTTTTGACCTTGGAGTTGATAAACACCCCACATTGCACCAATCCCAACCGTTGTTGCGAGGAGCAGCTTCCAGTTCCAAACCAGCGCGATCGCGATTCCAATTGCAGCGAGGAACCAACGACTAGAGGTGAGAAATCGACGCTCCAATTTAATGCCTGTGAGTTCCTGGAAAAAAGAAAGAAGCGGCTTTCGCCTGGATGACACTTGTGCCACGGAAGTTCCCTACATTACGAACAGATTCTGTATTGCTATTAGCATACAAGGTCACAGTCAACAGTCAACAGCGCCTGACGGCAAGGCAGATGAGGCAAACCTATGCCGACAAAGAAAGTGAGAAACTTGCTCGATCCAGACTGTATAAAGGTTCGAGCCATCGAGCGCAATTTTTAGTTTCTGGAGAGAGTCAACAGTCAAGGGAATCAGAGAGTTAAGATACCACTATGTCTCCGCCTCATCTAAAAGCTCCCCCCAGCTTCCCGTCACTCTAACTTAGCGGCAGGAAGACGCACGGTAAAAATAGTTCCGCGATCTCGAAGAGCCGCATCTCCGATGCGATCGCGGACGCTTTCTACCCCAATTTGTCCCCGATGATTGTTCGCAATGGCTCGCGCGATCGCGAGTCCCAAACCCGTTCCCGTTGACACTGGAGAATTTGAAGTGCGCGATCGCGCCGGATCGACCCGATAAAATCGATCGAAAATGTGGGGTAGATCGGACTCTGGGATTCCTCTTCCCGTATCTTCAATCCGAACTTGCAAAATGGGGTGGCGATCGCGCTTAATTCGTTGTAGTTCCACCGCCACCGCTCCCTTTTCCGACTCTTCCGGGGATTGAGGTTGCGCGTACTCTAACGCATTACTTATTAAATTAGTAAACAAACGTGCCAAACAATCCCAATCGCCATCAACCGCAAAGACATCTTCTCCCAGATCGGAATCATCTGTTGGCGCGATCGCGCGAAGGGATAAATAGATTTTTGCATTTTCCGCGATCGCGCGCTGCTCCTCAATCGCCTCAATC from Lusitaniella coriacea LEGE 07157 includes these protein-coding regions:
- a CDS encoding polysaccharide deacetylase family protein — encoded protein: MQFAPLYPLLYRLLKPAFPGCLWTGSRDRPRIALTFDDGPHPTYTPQLLKILDFYQISASFFLLGTCVEKYPDLAKEVHQRGHWIGLHGYYHHSFPLLSPPELRDSLQKNQRAIASACQIDLHNLRDVRPPNGLFVPQTLQHIHQWNYRPVMWSVVPEDWVRPGISTVVGRVLSQVKNGSLIVLHDGKCGGQDVAQTAEMLIPQLLERGYQFTTIDEFQRDRSEEKNVPDLSV
- a CDS encoding Uma2 family endonuclease, whose protein sequence is MVRYHPPQNLPPIEELPDSDDRPVDNELQIIVPTLLRVILNWLWADRKDWFFGVNMGIFHTTGENPRVPIVPDALLSLGVEHTVQPFGRPSYIIWNENWIVPIFVLEYVSRTYGGEYDEKMETYARLGVLYYLIYNPQYHARDRHEPFELYRLVEGEYVRQEGEPCWMPEIGLGIGREVGIYVNWEREWLYWYDQNGQRLLSPEERLEEERERVERERQRTKLERQRAEQERDRAERLAEQLRCLGIEPE
- a CDS encoding ATP synthase subunit I; amino-acid sequence: MAQVSSRRKPLLSFFQELTGIKLERRFLTSSRWFLAAIGIAIALVWNWKLLLATTVGIGAMWGVYQLQGQNWHAYQVNLQKFFSSTHRQFTLAVSSGGIAALLTYMAASIWANVENRWLAVGAILQGLGTLLTLALLSWRAIDSQTHSNEDKYDRLLADLTQPDPLKRLIAVRQLTRLAAKESFNTPHRAQVVQYFHLLLGQESEAIVRDAVLEGLQAFEPRNPDLRRPTLKMPLNLRHSPTQPEFDEPIVPRNRVTRVQEKEL